In Microplitis mediator isolate UGA2020A chromosome 2, iyMicMedi2.1, whole genome shotgun sequence, a single window of DNA contains:
- the LOC130663049 gene encoding pro-resilin-like: MTSLFQLTGKILLALCCVRTATVFAGLLPEADSNGYQYNRPITTTGGGAFAGLGAIVDPSNRRSGYTRDSSSGRLPLGLNPLTSPGFGGSGSGSGSGSGSGSGSVVGGGSVNAFDFGGRTTNTYSAPGFANDFARGIGYNPRPTNTYNLPNGYNSIGNYQGDGGIAPGYNGINDPYRNRYDLDDNRPRPYSFQYQVFDPPSGNDYGQQESSDGNVVQGEYRVLLPDSRTQIVKYTADNVNGYNANVQYEGQAQYPNTITANSPTSVGYQFPGSASEGPYQPSGFPGLIPYQGKIGGVGGISGVGGYSRPNGDRFTGANNNIFGNSRGVAVSTGPGNQYLPPTGGYGK; this comes from the exons ATGACTTCTTTATTCCAG TTAACCGGCAAGATTCTACTGGCGCTGTGTTGCGTCAGAACAGCAACCGTTTTTGCGGGATTGTTACCAGAGGCTGATAGCAACGGTTACCAATACAACAGGCCAATAACAACAACTGGCGGGGGAGCATTTGCTGGTCTTGGTGCTATTGTCGATCCCTCTAATAGACGATCTGGATACACTAGAGATAGTTCATCTGGACGATTGCCGTTGGGATTGAACCCTTTGACAAGTCCAGGATTCGGTGGGAGTGGGAGTGGTAGTGGTAGTGGTAGTGGTAGTGGTAGTGGTAGTGTAGTTGGTGGTGGTAGTGTTAATGCATTTGACTTTGGGGGCAGAACAACAAATACCTACAGTGCACCTGGATTTGCAAACGATTTTGCTAGAGGTATCGGTTACAATCCAAGGCCGACTAATACGTACAATCTTCCTAATGGATACAATTCCATTGGAAACTATCAGGGGGACGGAGGCATTGCTCCTGGTTACAACGGAATCAATGATCCTTATCGTAATCGCTACGATCTAGACGACAACCGA CCTCGACCCTACAGCTTTCAATACCAAGTGTTTGATCCACCGAGTGGTAACGATTACGGGCAGCAGGAGTCTAGCGATGGAAATGTTGTCCAAGGAGAATATCGAGTTCTTTTACCAGACTCGAGGACACAAATCGTTAAATATACGGCCGACAATGTCAACGGATACAACGCAAACGTACAATACGAGGGTCAAGCACAGTATCCCAACACTATAACTGCTAACTCTCCCACTTCAGTGGGCTATCAATTTCCGGGTTCAGCTTCTGAGGGTCCTTATCAGCCATCCGGTTTTCCTGGTCTTATTCCCTATCAAG GTAAAATAGGTGGCGTTGGTGGTATTAGTGGTGTTGGTGGCTACAGCAGGCCCAATGGAGACAGATTTACTGGTGCAAATAACAACATCTTTGGTAACAGTCGCGGTGTTGCCGTAAGTACTGGCCCTGGAAATCAATACTTACCTCCAACCGGTGGATATGGCAAATGA
- the LOC130662949 gene encoding probable WRKY transcription factor protein 1, with protein MCVKNMNTVVRQITLTLMVSSLGIVYCEPPLSNQYGVPANLPVSNNHESQGGITNSYGAPLGPSPDGHTHHDEHQDYIDSQPKSYEFGYAVKDSATGNDFGRQETSDGETVRGEYRVQLPDGRIQIVTYTADWRTGFHADVRYEGEATYPDQYNTGYNNNNNNNNNNGYNNNNLNNNNNNLGYNNNNFNNYNNAPGYNYDNPNPNPTNTYQRGYNYNPGNQGPYNNNNNNNNYQFGSQGHNQYNNGYSGSNSFGSQVPPRPTYGTPQFH; from the exons ATGTGCGTCAAAAATATGAACACTGTGGTGCGACAG ATAACGCTGACGTTGATGGTGAGTAGTCTAGGGATAGTTTACTGCGAACCACCGTTGAGTAACCAATATGGCGTTCCTGCAAATTTGCCGGTAAGCAACAATCACGAATCTCAGGGAGGCATAACAAATAGCTACGGTGCTCCATTGGGACCATCTCCTGATGGTCATACTCATCACGACGAGCATCAGGACTACATTGACAGTCAG ccaaAATCATACGAATTTGGATACGCAGTTAAAGATTCAGCAACGGGAAATGATTTTGGAAGACAAGAAACAAGCGATGGTGAAACGGTACGTGGAGAGTATCGGGTACAACTTCCGGACGGAAGAATTCAGATAGTCACGTATACTGCTGATTGGCGAACTGGATTTCATGCGGACGTCAGATATGAGGGTGAAGCTACTTATCCAGATCAATATAATACTGGatataacaacaacaataataataacaacaacaatggatacaacaacaacaacttaaacaataataacaacaatcttggttataacaataataactttaacaattataataatgcaCCTGGATACAATTACGATAATCCAAATCCAAATCCTACCAATACTTACCAAAGAG GTTACAACTACAATCCCGGCAATCAAGGaccatataataataataataacaacaacaactatCAATTTGGATCACAAGGGCACAACCAATACAATAATGGTTACTCTGGAAGTAATTCTTTTGGATCTCAAGTACCACCACGACCAACCTATGGTACACCACAGTTTCACTGA